The segment GTGATCCTGGTGTCGCTGCACGGCGGCGTGGGCTACTGGCGCTACGGCGTCGAGCAACTGGTAGAGCTGGCTGACCGTGGCGTGCAGCTGATTCTGGTGCCGGGCGACGACCGCCCTGACCCGGAGCTCACCGGCCTGGGCACGGTGGTTGGCGAGCAGGCCGAACGGCTTTGGCACTACCTGCGCCAGGGCGGCAAGGCCAACGCCTTCAACCTGTTCAACTGCCTGGCCAACCAGTGGCTGCGCCGTGACTATGCCTGGGACGAGCCTCAGCCGCTGCCGCGCACCGCGGTGTACCACCCGGCGCTGCCCAGCGCCACGCTGCAGAGCTGGTACGACGAATGGAACCCGCAATGGCCGGTGGCGCCGCTGCTGTTCTACCGCTCGCACCTGCAGGCGGCCAACACCGCGTTTATCGACGTGTTCTGCCAGCGCTTGCAGGCCTGTGGCCTGAACCCGCTGCCGATTGCCGTGGCCAGCCTCAAAGAGCGCGCCTGCCTCGACCAGGTCGAGGCCTGGCTCGATGAAGTGCAGGCCGAGGTGATCATCAACACCACAGGTTTTGCCCTGTCCAGCCCCGAGCAGCCCAACCTGCGCCCGCTGCGCCGCGACGTGCCGGTGCTGCAGGCCATCTGTGCCCAGGACAACCAGCCCGCCTGGCAACAGAGCGAGCAGGGCCTGGGCGCCCGCGACCTGGCCATGCACATCGTCTTGCCCGAGCTGGACGGGCGCATCATCACCCGCCCGGTGAGTTTCAAGGACCTGGCTTGGCGCAGCGAGCGCAGCCAGTCCGACGTGGTCTGCTACCGGGCGCACCCCGAGCGCATGGACTTCGTTGCCGAGCTGGCCCGGCGTTGGGTCGAGCTGGCAAGGCTCGGCAACGCCGAAAAACGCATCGCCCTGGTGCTGGCCAACTACCCGACCCGCGATGGGCGCATCGGCAATGGCGTCGGCCTGGATACCCCAGGTGCTGCGCTGAACATTCTCCGGGCCCTGCAACAGCAGGGCTACCCGGTGGCCGGGCTACCCGACAGCGGTACCGCGCTGATTCACCAGTTGCTGGGCGGGGTGACCAACGACCTCGACCACCTCGACCAGCGCCCCTGCGCACAAAGCCTGAGCCTGGCCGACTATCACGCAGCCTTCGCCGCGCTGCCCGAGGCCAACCAGCGCGCCGTGCTGGAACGCTGGGGCCCGCCCGAGCAGGACCCGATGCACCGCAGCGGGCGCATGATGGTCGCCGGCCTGCGCTACGGCCTGACCTTTGTCGGCATCCAGCCGGCGCGTGGCTACCAGGTGGACCACAGCGCGGTGTACCACGACCCCGACCTGGTGCCGCCCCACGGCTACCTGGCGTTCCACTTCTGGCTGCGCAACGGCTTTGCCGCCGACGCGGTGGTGCATGTGGGCAAGCACGGCAACCTGGAATGGCTGCCGGGCAAGGGCGTGGGGCTGTCCAATGAATGCTGGCCGGACGCGCTGCTCGGGCCGCTGCCGAACGTCTACCCATTCATCGTCAACGACCCGGGTGAAGGCGCCCAGGCCAAGCGCCGTACCCAGGCGGTGATCATCGACCACCTGATGCCGCCGCTGACCCGCGCCGAGTCCTACGGCCCGCTGCGCCACCTGGAGCAGCTGGCCGATGAATACTACGAAGCACAGCTGCTGGACCCGCGCCGGGCGCGAGAGCTGCAGCGCGACATCCTCGAGCTGGTCAAGGCCAACCATATCGACCGCGAATTGCAGCTGGAAGGCCAGCTCGATGATGCGGCAGTCTGGCTTCCGCTGCTGGACACCTACCTGTGCGACCTCAAGGAATCGCAGATTCGCGACGGCCTGCACATCTTTGGCCAGTCGCCGCAAGGGCGCCTGCGCCGTGACACCCTGTTGGCCCTGCTACGGGTGGAGCGCGGTGACGGCAAGGGCGGCAATGCCAGCCTGATCCGCGCATTGGCCAAAGCCATGGTGCTGGGCTTCGATCCGCTGGACTGCGACCTCGGCGCGCCTTGGCAGGGCCCACGCCCGGCGCTGCTGCTGGCGGTGGACACGGCGTTGTGGCGCACCACCGGCGATACCCGCGAGCGCCTTGAACAGTTGGCCCTGATACAGATTGAACAAGCCTTGGGCGGCACCCTGGCGTTACCGGATGAAGCCGGCTGGGAGCCGGTGCAGGCGGTGTTGCAGGCGCTGGTCGAGCAGATCGCTCCGCAGCTGGACGCCTGTGGCGGCGCCGAAATCGACGGCCTGCTGGCGGCCCTGGCCGGGCGTTTCGTCCCCGCCGGCCCCAGCGGCGCGCCCAGCCGTGGCCGGCTGGACGTGCTGCCCACCGGGCGCAACTTCTACACTGTCGATGTGCGCAACCTGCCCACCACCACCGCCTGGCGGCTGGGTTTTGCCTCGGCCAACCTGGTGCTCGAACGCCACCTGCAGGACCACGGCGACCACCTGCGCCAACTCGGCCTGTCGGTATGGGGCACGGCGACCATGCGCACCGGCGGTGACGACATCGCCCAAGCCATGGCGCTGATGGGCGTGCGCCCGGTATGGGCCACCGCCAGCCAGCGGGTTGATGACTTCGAAATTTTGCCGCTGAGCCTGCTGGACCGCCCACGGGTGGATGTAACCCTGCGGGTGTCGGGCTTCTTCCGCGATGCCTTCGGCAACCTGATCCGCCTGTTCGATGCGGCGGTACA is part of the Pseudomonas fakonensis genome and harbors:
- the cobN gene encoding cobaltochelatase subunit CobN, with translation MHLLRTQPGGFVPDDSIADLGQTPAELVILCSGDSHLALLAETAEQLPDDFPSLRLANPMQVQNHASVDLYVDEVLRHAKVILVSLHGGVGYWRYGVEQLVELADRGVQLILVPGDDRPDPELTGLGTVVGEQAERLWHYLRQGGKANAFNLFNCLANQWLRRDYAWDEPQPLPRTAVYHPALPSATLQSWYDEWNPQWPVAPLLFYRSHLQAANTAFIDVFCQRLQACGLNPLPIAVASLKERACLDQVEAWLDEVQAEVIINTTGFALSSPEQPNLRPLRRDVPVLQAICAQDNQPAWQQSEQGLGARDLAMHIVLPELDGRIITRPVSFKDLAWRSERSQSDVVCYRAHPERMDFVAELARRWVELARLGNAEKRIALVLANYPTRDGRIGNGVGLDTPGAALNILRALQQQGYPVAGLPDSGTALIHQLLGGVTNDLDHLDQRPCAQSLSLADYHAAFAALPEANQRAVLERWGPPEQDPMHRSGRMMVAGLRYGLTFVGIQPARGYQVDHSAVYHDPDLVPPHGYLAFHFWLRNGFAADAVVHVGKHGNLEWLPGKGVGLSNECWPDALLGPLPNVYPFIVNDPGEGAQAKRRTQAVIIDHLMPPLTRAESYGPLRHLEQLADEYYEAQLLDPRRARELQRDILELVKANHIDRELQLEGQLDDAAVWLPLLDTYLCDLKESQIRDGLHIFGQSPQGRLRRDTLLALLRVERGDGKGGNASLIRALAKAMVLGFDPLDCDLGAPWQGPRPALLLAVDTALWRTTGDTRERLEQLALIQIEQALGGTLALPDEAGWEPVQAVLQALVEQIAPQLDACGGAEIDGLLAALAGRFVPAGPSGAPSRGRLDVLPTGRNFYTVDVRNLPTTTAWRLGFASANLVLERHLQDHGDHLRQLGLSVWGTATMRTGGDDIAQAMALMGVRPVWATASQRVDDFEILPLSLLDRPRVDVTLRVSGFFRDAFGNLIRLFDAAVQAVAALDEPDDLNPLAARVRAEREALVGEGMDVETAARQAGWRVFGAKPGAYGAGVQNAIDGRLWHSRDDLAEVYLNHGGYAYGASDEGTAARASFARRLGHVQAVLQNQDNHEHDLLDSNDYYQFQGGMLAAAETLAGSARASYHGDHSQADRPRIRTLKEELNRVIRARALNPKWIDGAKRHGYKGAFELAATVDNLFAFDATTHLIDDHHYQGLADAYVLDPATRDFLREHNPEALRDLTERLLEAQQRGLWQEPGAYRESLEQQLLDGEEDC